A single window of Hymenobacter sp. APR13 DNA harbors:
- a CDS encoding META domain-containing protein: MRNFVLLLGALALLGSCKKEESSSSIQRTRWMLVQVEDFPVTLSSYSPTFSSYIQFNTDSKTEGLAPCNSFGGTYVLGTGTQLRITQQASTRTTCAAQNIEDRYLNALPRTTRYEISGRELRLFDAATPTPILVFSAAD; the protein is encoded by the coding sequence ATGCGAAATTTCGTCCTCTTACTTGGTGCGTTGGCGCTGCTCGGCAGCTGCAAAAAAGAAGAAAGCAGCTCCTCCATTCAGCGTACCCGCTGGATGCTGGTGCAGGTGGAAGATTTTCCCGTCACGCTATCCAGCTACTCCCCCACCTTCAGTTCCTACATTCAGTTCAACACCGATAGCAAAACGGAAGGGCTGGCCCCCTGCAACTCGTTTGGGGGCACTTATGTGCTCGGCACCGGCACCCAGCTCCGCATCACACAGCAGGCTTCCACCCGCACCACCTGCGCCGCGCAAAACATCGAAGACCGGTATCTGAACGCCTTGCCGCGCACCACGCGCTACGAAATAAGCGGCCGGGAGCTGCGCCTGTTCGACGCGGCCACTCCCACGCCCATCCTGGTTTTCAGCGCTGCCGATTAA
- a CDS encoding TonB-dependent receptor, whose protein sequence is MPLRYFLSIVLLLLLQLPALAQSTGVLSGTIRDRATQQLLPGVTVALEGTSLGTASDEQGRFRLTDIPTGSYNVRVSFVGYEPLLRANVVITSGNANIVSLQLAPAAQALGEVQVTASRAIRVATAETPLSVQRLNVEEIKSNPGGNFDISKVVQVLPGVGGGGTGGTAGFRNDIIIRGGAPNENVYYLDGIEVPVINHFQTQGSAGGPAGMLNVSFIEDVTLSTSAFEARYDNTLSSVLQFRQRDGNPDRIQGNVRLSGTEVAGTLEGPLAKNTTFLASVRRSYLQVLFKLIDLPIRPDYWDSQFKITTKLGPKTTLTALGLGALDHFEVAVPRKSTPENTYTIRNTPTIDQWNYTVGVSLRQLLERGYLNLALSRTQLSNQADFFEGGTAFQGDESRRVFQTRSGEVENKLRLDINRSLGKWQYAYGAVGQLISYDNRYFNRLRQAVLNPDGSVQQPAVNVRFQSDLQFARFGAFAQVTRPFLADDRLTVSAGLRADGNSFTEGGANLLRTLSPRVSASYALASRWNLNASIGRYYKIPPSTLLGFRDNAGQLVNKPNRYIGSTHYVAGLEFLPSASRRFTVEAFWKQYDHYPVNTRDGISLANLGGDFVALGNEAVTSTGRGRAFGGEFFFQQKLTRNLFAVTSYTLFRSEFTGLDGQYKPSAWDTRHLASVLLGRKFGRGWELGAKYRLAGGAPYTPFDDAASQQNYLTIGQGVLDYGRLNTLRLGTFQQLDLRLDKKINLRRLTFDLYVDVQNVLALKSPAAPSYTFQRTPDNADFVSTDGQPLRPDGSNAIPFLLDNNSGTVLPTIGFIVEF, encoded by the coding sequence ATGCCGCTTCGCTACTTTCTGTCGATAGTCCTCCTTCTTCTGCTACAGCTGCCAGCGCTGGCCCAAAGCACCGGCGTGCTCAGCGGCACCATTCGCGACCGGGCCACCCAGCAATTACTGCCGGGCGTGACGGTGGCGCTGGAAGGCACCAGCCTGGGCACCGCCTCCGACGAGCAGGGCCGCTTCCGGCTCACTGATATTCCGACGGGCAGCTACAACGTGCGGGTGTCGTTTGTGGGCTACGAGCCGCTGCTGCGCGCCAACGTGGTTATCACCAGCGGCAACGCCAACATTGTGAGTTTGCAGCTGGCGCCGGCGGCGCAGGCGCTGGGCGAGGTGCAGGTGACGGCCAGCCGCGCCATCCGGGTGGCTACGGCCGAAACGCCGCTGAGCGTGCAGCGCCTCAATGTAGAGGAAATCAAGAGCAACCCCGGCGGCAACTTCGACATTTCGAAAGTGGTGCAGGTGCTGCCCGGCGTGGGCGGCGGCGGCACGGGTGGCACCGCCGGCTTCCGCAACGACATCATCATCCGGGGCGGCGCGCCCAACGAAAACGTGTACTACCTCGACGGCATCGAGGTGCCCGTCATCAACCACTTCCAGACCCAGGGCAGCGCCGGCGGGCCGGCCGGCATGCTCAACGTGAGCTTTATCGAGGACGTGACGCTGAGCACTTCGGCCTTCGAGGCGCGCTACGACAACACGCTCAGCAGCGTGCTGCAGTTCCGGCAGCGCGACGGCAACCCCGACCGAATCCAGGGCAACGTGCGCCTGAGCGGCACCGAAGTGGCCGGCACGCTGGAAGGGCCGCTGGCCAAAAACACCACGTTTCTGGCTTCGGTGCGCCGCTCCTACCTGCAGGTGCTGTTTAAGCTGATTGACCTCCCCATCCGGCCCGACTACTGGGACTCGCAGTTCAAAATCACCACCAAGCTGGGCCCCAAAACCACGCTCACGGCGCTGGGCCTGGGCGCTTTGGACCACTTCGAGGTGGCCGTGCCGCGCAAGAGCACGCCCGAAAACACCTACACCATCCGCAACACGCCCACCATCGACCAGTGGAACTACACCGTGGGCGTGAGCTTGCGGCAGCTGCTGGAGCGCGGCTACCTCAACCTGGCCCTCAGCCGCACCCAGCTCAGCAACCAAGCCGATTTCTTTGAGGGCGGCACCGCGTTTCAGGGCGACGAAAGCCGGCGCGTGTTCCAGACCCGCTCCGGCGAGGTGGAAAACAAGCTGCGCCTCGACATCAACCGCAGCCTGGGCAAGTGGCAATACGCCTACGGGGCCGTGGGCCAGCTCATCAGCTACGACAACCGCTACTTCAACCGCCTGCGCCAGGCCGTGCTCAACCCCGACGGCTCGGTGCAGCAGCCAGCCGTGAACGTGCGGTTTCAGAGCGACCTGCAGTTTGCACGCTTCGGGGCGTTTGCCCAGGTGACGCGGCCGTTTCTGGCCGACGACCGGCTGACGGTGTCGGCGGGGCTGCGGGCCGATGGCAACTCGTTTACGGAGGGCGGCGCCAACCTGCTGCGCACCCTCTCGCCGCGGGTGTCGGCGTCGTACGCGCTGGCCTCGCGCTGGAACCTCAATGCCAGCATCGGGCGCTACTACAAGATTCCGCCCTCCACCCTGCTCGGCTTCCGCGACAACGCCGGCCAGCTCGTGAACAAGCCCAACCGCTACATCGGCAGCACGCACTACGTGGCGGGCCTGGAGTTTCTGCCCTCGGCCAGCCGCCGCTTCACGGTGGAAGCCTTCTGGAAGCAGTACGACCACTACCCCGTCAACACCCGCGACGGTATCAGCCTGGCCAACCTGGGCGGCGACTTTGTGGCCCTCGGCAACGAGGCCGTGACCAGCACCGGCCGTGGCCGGGCCTTCGGGGGCGAGTTTTTCTTTCAGCAGAAGCTCACGCGCAACCTGTTCGCCGTGACGTCCTACACGCTGTTCCGCAGCGAGTTTACGGGCCTCGATGGCCAGTATAAGCCCTCGGCCTGGGATACGCGCCACTTGGCCTCGGTGCTGCTGGGGCGCAAGTTCGGGCGGGGCTGGGAGCTGGGCGCGAAGTACCGGCTGGCCGGCGGCGCCCCCTACACGCCCTTCGACGACGCGGCCTCGCAGCAGAACTACCTCACCATCGGGCAGGGCGTGCTCGACTACGGCCGCCTGAACACGTTGCGCCTGGGCACCTTCCAGCAGCTGGATCTGCGCCTCGACAAGAAAATCAACCTGCGCCGTCTCACCTTCGACCTCTACGTGGACGTGCAGAACGTGCTGGCCCTGAAGTCGCCGGCGGCCCCCAGCTACACCTTCCAGCGCACCCCCGACAACGCCGACTTCGTGAGCACCGACGGCCAGCCCCTGCGCCCCGATGGCTCCAACGCCATACCCTTCCTGCTCGACAACAACAGCGGCACCGTGCTGCCCACCATCGGCTTCATCGTGGAGTTTTAG
- a CDS encoding BLUF domain-containing protein, with product MHHIIYISSATQSMSDDELTMLLTQCRRNNEQLQITGALVYGGGQFMQIMEGDKATVQALYDKVEADARHTGVMKLADKDIPYRSFGNWSMAFETVAADALPTAAGYATPDELLRTLPGSLSGADDLLYSMLRTTVGETAS from the coding sequence ATGCACCACATCATCTATATAAGCAGCGCCACGCAGTCCATGAGCGACGATGAGCTGACGATGCTTTTGACCCAATGCCGCCGCAACAACGAGCAGCTACAGATAACGGGTGCCCTGGTGTATGGTGGCGGCCAGTTCATGCAGATCATGGAAGGCGACAAAGCCACCGTGCAGGCGCTCTATGACAAGGTGGAGGCCGATGCCCGCCACACCGGTGTGATGAAGCTGGCCGACAAAGACATTCCATACCGCAGCTTCGGCAACTGGTCGATGGCCTTTGAAACGGTGGCGGCCGATGCGCTGCCAACTGCGGCCGGCTACGCCACCCCCGACGAATTGCTGCGCACCCTGCCCGGCAGCCTCAGCGGTGCCGACGACCTGCTGTACTCCATGCTGCGCACCACCGTCGGCGAAACGGCCAGCTAG
- a CDS encoding dicarboxylate/amino acid:cation symporter encodes MKKLFSNLTVQVLTAIALGVAVGALFPAFGAALKPIADTFISLIKMLITPIIFLTVVLGIAGMGSMKKVGRVGGKALLYFEVVTTLALGIGVVVANLTQPGAGVQATAQAVLQDSQKTQEAARFTSQAGEMNWVEFFTHIVPDNVVGAFAKGDILQVLLFSVLFGLALNRMGDYAQPLMKTFDRLSHAMFGVLAMVMKLAPLGAFGGMAFTIGKYGIATLLPLGKLMLVVYATMFLFVFGVLNLILRYYGLRLMPYLRFIREEILLVLGTSSSESALPRMIDKMERYGCSRSVAGLVIPTGYSFNLDGTSIYLSIAVIFLAQAFNIPLSLTQQLTLIGILVVTSKGAAGVTGSGFIVLASTLAATRVIPVESVALLLGVDRFMSEARAITNVIGNGIATLVVAKSEGEFDERRHQLALAGRSVPEELTPEPAALLPRVERPDTAEIPK; translated from the coding sequence ATGAAAAAGCTGTTTTCCAATCTTACTGTGCAGGTGCTCACCGCCATTGCGCTGGGCGTGGCGGTGGGAGCACTGTTTCCCGCCTTTGGAGCCGCCCTCAAACCCATTGCCGATACATTTATCAGCTTGATTAAAATGCTGATAACGCCCATCATTTTCCTGACAGTAGTGCTGGGTATTGCGGGGATGGGCAGCATGAAGAAGGTGGGCCGTGTTGGCGGAAAGGCACTTCTCTACTTTGAAGTTGTGACGACGCTGGCCCTGGGCATTGGGGTGGTAGTGGCCAACCTGACCCAGCCCGGCGCGGGCGTACAGGCTACGGCCCAGGCCGTGCTGCAGGATTCGCAAAAGACCCAGGAAGCCGCCCGCTTCACCTCACAAGCCGGCGAAATGAACTGGGTGGAATTTTTCACGCACATCGTGCCCGACAACGTAGTGGGCGCATTCGCCAAAGGCGACATCCTCCAGGTGCTGCTGTTTTCGGTGCTGTTTGGCCTGGCGCTCAACCGCATGGGCGACTACGCCCAGCCCCTGATGAAGACTTTTGACCGACTCTCGCATGCCATGTTTGGGGTGCTGGCCATGGTCATGAAGCTGGCTCCGCTGGGCGCGTTTGGCGGTATGGCTTTCACCATCGGCAAGTATGGCATTGCCACGCTGCTGCCCCTGGGCAAGCTGATGCTGGTAGTATATGCCACCATGTTTCTGTTTGTTTTTGGGGTGCTGAACCTGATTTTGCGCTACTATGGGCTGCGGCTGATGCCGTATCTACGCTTTATCAGAGAGGAAATTCTGCTGGTGCTGGGCACCTCGTCGTCGGAGTCGGCGCTGCCACGCATGATCGACAAAATGGAGCGCTACGGCTGCTCCCGCTCCGTAGCTGGCTTGGTAATTCCGACGGGCTATTCCTTCAACCTCGATGGCACTTCTATTTACCTCTCGATTGCCGTAATATTTCTGGCCCAGGCCTTCAATATTCCGCTTTCCCTCACCCAGCAACTCACGCTTATCGGGATTTTGGTAGTCACCAGCAAGGGTGCAGCAGGCGTCACCGGCTCGGGGTTCATCGTGCTGGCGTCTACGCTGGCTGCTACCCGGGTTATTCCGGTGGAAAGCGTGGCCCTGCTGCTGGGAGTCGACCGGTTCATGAGCGAGGCCCGCGCTATTACCAACGTCATCGGCAACGGTATTGCCACGCTGGTAGTGGCCAAGAGCGAGGGAGAGTTCGATGAACGTCGCCACCAGCTGGCCCTGGCTGGCCGCTCGGTGCCCGAAGAGCTGACGCCTGAGCCGGCCGCCTTGTTGCCGCGCGTCGAGCGCCCCGACACCGCCGAAATCCCGAAGTAG
- a CDS encoding asparaginase, with amino-acid sequence MLSSDSRPETAVLVIYTGGTAGMAYNKRGELVPMNFEQIRKKMPELRQLNMQVEVQSLGEPIDSSNVSIQDWLRIAALIEENYARYDGFVVLHGTDTMAYSAAALSFLLENLGKAVVFTGAQVPVGGIRTDARRNLVTALEFAAARHPLAGTVRVPEVGLFFNDVLIRGNRAKKVESQQYNAFRSENYPPLARAGIELDFDDKHLRPLPAAPLRVHQRLCEHVTILPLFPGLTERMVRSQLLAEGLRGAVLETYGSGNAPTAPWFLRCLRDATDQGVYLLNVSQCEEGRVLQGRYETSAYLTDLGVLGGADITREAAITKLMYVLGLEQPVADTRRLLTHDLRGEITPA; translated from the coding sequence TTGCTTTCTTCTGATTCCCGCCCCGAAACGGCTGTTCTCGTTATTTATACCGGTGGCACGGCCGGCATGGCTTACAACAAGCGCGGCGAACTGGTGCCGATGAACTTCGAGCAGATCCGCAAGAAGATGCCCGAGCTGCGCCAGCTCAACATGCAGGTGGAGGTGCAAAGCCTCGGCGAGCCGATTGACTCCAGCAACGTCAGCATTCAGGACTGGCTGCGCATTGCGGCCCTCATCGAGGAAAACTACGCGCGCTACGACGGCTTCGTGGTGCTGCATGGCACCGATACCATGGCCTACTCGGCGGCGGCGCTGAGCTTTCTGCTGGAAAACCTGGGCAAGGCAGTGGTCTTTACCGGTGCGCAGGTACCCGTGGGTGGCATCCGCACCGATGCCCGCCGCAACCTGGTTACGGCCCTGGAGTTTGCCGCCGCCCGCCACCCGCTGGCCGGCACGGTGCGCGTGCCCGAGGTAGGGCTGTTCTTCAACGATGTGCTGATTCGGGGCAACCGGGCCAAGAAGGTGGAAAGCCAGCAGTACAACGCCTTCCGCTCCGAAAACTACCCGCCGCTGGCTCGTGCCGGCATCGAGCTGGACTTCGACGACAAGCACCTGCGGCCGCTGCCGGCCGCCCCGCTGCGCGTGCACCAGCGCCTGTGCGAGCACGTAACCATTCTGCCGCTGTTTCCGGGCCTCACCGAGCGCATGGTGCGCAGCCAGCTGCTGGCCGAGGGCCTGCGCGGGGCCGTGCTCGAAACCTACGGCTCCGGCAACGCGCCCACCGCCCCCTGGTTTCTCAGGTGCCTGCGCGACGCCACCGACCAGGGCGTATACCTGCTCAACGTGAGCCAGTGCGAGGAAGGCCGCGTGCTGCAGGGCCGCTACGAAACCAGCGCCTACCTCACCGACCTAGGCGTGCTCGGCGGCGCCGACATCACCCGCGAAGCGGCCATCACCAAGCTCATGTACGTGCTGGGCCTGGAGCAGCCCGTGGCCGACACGCGTCGCCTGCTCACCCACGACCTGCGCGGCGAAATCACGCCGGCCTGA